GCAAAAATGTAAACTTCGGCTGCGGAGCAGTTACTGTCAATTACGACGGTTTTAATAAAAGCGTCTGCGAAGTGGAAGATGACGCCTTTGTAGGAAGTAACGTCAACCTGATTGCTCCGGTGAAAATTGGCAAGGGCGCTTATGTTGTGGCCGGGTCCACGATTACGCATGATGTGCCTGAGAACGATTTGGCCATTGCCCGCCAAAGACAAACGAATAAGTCCGGATATGCAGAAATTATGCGTAAACGATTATTAGCAAAAAAAATAAAAAATAAAAAATAAAAAATAAAAATACGGAAAAAATGGTTTCATAACCTCCTTCATTCGGGTAATAAAAATTTATCCATGTAAAGGAGGTTCTTTTCTTATGGGAATCATGTTACAAGGGACAACCAGGAATAAAGGAACTAGAGGAGAGTTGAACAAGCTCCGCAAAGAAGGCAAAATACCTGCTATTGTTTATGGAAAAACACTGGTAAGCTCGCCATTGGCGCTGGAAAAAAAGCATGTTCTGGCTTTGTTGAAAACTCATCCTAATGCGGTAATAGATTTGGATATTCCGGAGGTGGGCAAACGGCCGGTCATGATTTCACAAGTACAGCGTGACCCGATTAATGGGGATGTGGTTCATCTGGACCTTCACCAGATTAATCTGGACGAACCGGTTCGTACTGCTGTAGCCCTTGAATTTACAGGAGAACCTGCGGATGTTAAAGAAGGGGGAATCCTGCAAATTCAAACGGCGGAATTGGAGGTCCGATGTCTGCCGGATAGATTGCCTGAGCAGTTAAAAGTGGATATCAGTAAGCTGGGCGTTAACCAGAATCTGCTTGTCTCGGATATTGAGGTCCCACAGGGAGTGGAAGTGGTAACGGACGGGAACGAGGTTCTGATAACCATTCTTGTTCCACAGAAAGAAGAGGCCGCAGATGAAACCGGCACACAAGCAGAACCGCAGGAGGAGTAAAAATAGGATTCCAGGGTCGGCAGCATAAATGAGGATAATAATAAGGCGGTCTCTTCCCGTATCTGACGGGAGGGGCCGCTGTTTTTAGTTATGTGCAAATAAAGATTACCTAAGGCCCTTAGTTCTAAGTTCTAACAAGTTTGGTCTTGAATAGGATGGATAAATGAAGTATGTTATATAAAGGTTAATTTAATAAAAATTGGTAATTGGAAGTGAATTTTTGACGCGATTATAGAGGGGGATAACAATTGGAATACATCGTCGGGTTTCTTTTTTTTATCATAACTCATCAAATATTTTCTGATTATACTATGCATAAAACGAATGGTTGGATTACTTTCATAAGTACTTCTGTTTTAATGATGATTGCATTTGGAATTACAGATTTTATAGATAAAAGGATGAAGAAGGACAAGAAATAGAAAAATGCCATACAAAATTACCCATACATGATATATTACCATATATGGGAAGTTTATATATGAAAAAGATTTTACTTTCCGCATTTGCAGCTTTTACGGGCTGTAGTTTCTTGCTTTCCCCTGGTTCAGTTGATGCTAGAGTTAGCAATAGTGAACCAGGAAACATAATCTATATTGCAGAAGAAAGAATAAGTCCAAGGAGCATTCCCACCCCCGGTGGCAGTTTTACTCTAGTAGAACATATGTATAAGACTTATGGGAACGGGGAAACAGTGGGTGCTATTGCTACTTCTGTGGGAATTGCATTCAAGCAAATGGGGAAAGCAGCAGGTGTACCCGGCCATTTTATAGCCGTAGGAGTAGCTGCTATAAGCGGGTGGATTAAAAATCAGTTAGAAGGTCGATTGGTCACTTATGCCGAACTTAGGCTGGGAATCAGTTATAATACTTATTATGGGTATTATGAATATGTCGAAACTGTAACGCATTATAGTGACGGCAGCTTCTCGAAGCCTAAACAAACACAATATGTACAAACAGGTTACAAAGTTCCTGATGACATATTAGCAAGATATGGTTTGAAAAATCCCTAATATAAATGACTTGCCGAGATAGAGCCATTCCAAAAAGCCCAAAAGGCTAAGGAATAGCTCTATTTTTATTTTTCAAATTCAATCCGCGATTCCTGATTCCGGTTAATAACCGGGCCGGGAAATGAAAGTAAAGCGGTGCCTATTGTAATAGGTGTTGTTGATTTTAATAAAGTTAGTGGTGTAATATCGTACGAAGCCTATATCTTTATGCGAATTTTGATAGTATACTTGGACGGGAACCTCAGCTTCGATATGGTCCTGAAAGTGGCAGTCCTGCAGTAATGGCTGACCGTTATCATACATATTGTTCACCTACTCCTTTTAAAGTTCAAAACAAATGTTTTTCGTCAAATTCTGCGGTACATTATGTAGGACAGAAGAATAGGTGCAGTTGTTACAATGAATAGTAAATAAAAGTTAAAGAAATTGGGGGTTCGGAAACAGTGAAATGTTTTGTGGGCTTAGGCAATCCGGGAAGAGCTTATACTCATACCCGCCATAATATAGGATTTATGGCCATTGACCGTTTTGCAGAAAAATTGGGAGGCGTACGCTTTCAATCCAAATGCAAGTCGGAGCTGGCTGAAGTAAGGGTAGGTACGGAAAAAGTCTATTTGCTAAAACCGGTAACTTATATGAATTTATCAGGTGAAGCAATCCGGGCGTTTATGGATTATTACAAAGTGGACGTGCAGGACATAGTTATTGTGTATGATGACCGGGATACGGATTTTGGTAAAATCCGTTTGCGCTATAAAGGAAGTGCCGGGGGCCATAATGGGATCAAGTCCGTTATTGCCCACATAGGAACTCAGGAATTTAAACGTATCCGTATGGGAATCTCCAGGCCTGCTCCTGGACAGGACATAGCTGATTACGTACTATCGAATTTTAATAAAGCCGAGATGGCAGAGCTGCCGTCTATTCTGGACAAGACTTGTGAAGCTTTGGAATTTTTCTTGGACCATACTTTCGAGGCTACCATGGCAAAGTTTAACGGATAGTCTTGATTTTTTGCTTTCTCTCTATGCTTAACCATCTTTCAAGATGGCCATACTAAAAAGTGTGGAAGGTATAGGAAAAGAAGAGGAGGCATAAAGATGACTGTAAAGTATATTTGCCGCCACTGCCGTACACTTCAAGGGGAATTGAACGGGGATGAGCTGTCCGAGTTCCAATTGGGCTTCCATTTCTTGACCCCCGAAGAGCGGAGAGATATAATAGCCTATAACGCGGATGGAGAAACAACAGTGCACGTAATCTGTGAGTACTGCAGGGAAGCACTGGAGTACCATCCGGAGTTGGCGTTGTTGCCAAACCCTTTACAGTGAGGCTTATGGCATCATGAACAAGATCTTATAGCCTAGGCAAGCCCGCCGAGGCTTCTTTTTGTGAGAGGAGTGTACTTGGATTGCAAGCTTTAATCAAGGCTTTTTCTACGGATACTGATTTTCAGAGCATTGTTTCGGGCATCCGTTCGGATATGAAAGAGCAGCTCGTTGCCGGTCTTACCGGCTCCTCTCGACAGGTGATGATCGCATCCCTGATGCAGGAACTGCAACGTCCTCTGCTGGTAATTACACACAATATGTTTTCTGCCCAAAAAATAACCGAAGACTTGGTTGAATGCCTTCCAGAAAA
This Paenibacillus larvae subsp. larvae DNA region includes the following protein-coding sequences:
- a CDS encoding 50S ribosomal protein L25, with the translated sequence MGIMLQGTTRNKGTRGELNKLRKEGKIPAIVYGKTLVSSPLALEKKHVLALLKTHPNAVIDLDIPEVGKRPVMISQVQRDPINGDVVHLDLHQINLDEPVRTAVALEFTGEPADVKEGGILQIQTAELEVRCLPDRLPEQLKVDISKLGVNQNLLVSDIEVPQGVEVVTDGNEVLITILVPQKEEAADETGTQAEPQEE
- the pth gene encoding aminoacyl-tRNA hydrolase, whose amino-acid sequence is MKCFVGLGNPGRAYTHTRHNIGFMAIDRFAEKLGGVRFQSKCKSELAEVRVGTEKVYLLKPVTYMNLSGEAIRAFMDYYKVDVQDIVIVYDDRDTDFGKIRLRYKGSAGGHNGIKSVIAHIGTQEFKRIRMGISRPAPGQDIADYVLSNFNKAEMAELPSILDKTCEALEFFLDHTFEATMAKFNG
- a CDS encoding anti-sigma-F factor Fin family protein; this encodes MTVKYICRHCRTLQGELNGDELSEFQLGFHFLTPEERRDIIAYNADGETTVHVICEYCREALEYHPELALLPNPLQ